A genomic segment from Equus przewalskii isolate Varuska chromosome X, EquPr2, whole genome shotgun sequence encodes:
- the ZC3H12B gene encoding probable ribonuclease ZC3H12B yields the protein MTATAAVETPKMEKSASKEEKQQPKEDSTEQGCADSEEWISSESDPEQMSLKSVNINDNSFQPGDAQLKKKEIPSKPHRQLCRSPCLDRPSFSQSSILQDGKLDLEKEYQAKMDFALKLGYAEEQIQSVLNKLGPESLINDVLAELVRLGNKGDSEGQVNLSLLVPRGPSSREIASPELSLEDVIDNSDNLRPVVIDGSNVAMSHGNKEEFSCRGIQLAVDWFLDKGHKDITVFVPAWRKEQSRPDAPITDQDILRKLEKEKILVFTPSRRVQGRRVVCYDDRFIVKLAFDSDGIIVSNDNYRDLQVEKPEWKKFIEERLLMYSFVNDKFMPPDDPLGRHGPSLENFLRKRPVVPEHKKQPCPYGKKCTYGHKCKYYHPERANQPQRSVADELRISAKLSTVKTMSEGTLAKCGTGLSSAKGEITSEVKRVAPKRQSDPSIRSVAVEPEEWLSIARKPEASSVPSLVTALSVPTIPPPKSHAVGALNTRSASSPVPGSSHFPHQKASLEHMPSMQYPPILVTNSHGTSINYAEQYPKFESLGDHSYYSMLGDFSKLNINSMHNREYYMTEADRGVYARNPNLCSDSHMSHTRNDNYSSYNNLYLPVADTHPEGSLKLHRSASQNRLQPFPHGYHEALTRVQSYGPEDSKQAPNKQSVPHLVLHAQHPATGTRSSCPGDYPMPPTIHPGATPQPGRALVMTRMDSISDSRLYESNPMRQRRPPLCREQHASWDPLPCATDSYGYHSYPLSNSLMQPCYEPVMVRSMPEKMEQLWRNPWVGMCNDSREHMIPEHQYQTYKNLCNIFPSNIVLAVMEKNPHTADAQQLAALIVSKLRAAR from the exons ATGACAGCCACGGCCGCCGTGGAGACACCAAAAATGGAGAAGAGTGCTTctaaggaagagaagcagcagcctAAGGAGGacagcacagagcagggctgTGCTGATTCTGAAGAGTGGATAAGTTCTGAGAGTGACCCTGAACAGATGAGCCTTAAGAGTGTCAACATCAATGACAACAGCTTCCAACCTGGAGATGCTCaattgaagaaaaaggaaattcccTCCAAGCCACACCGCCAGCTCTGTAGATCACCCTGCCTAGATCGTCCAAGCTTCTCCCAGAGCAGCATTCTACAGGATGGGAAGCTTGACTTGGAAAAGGAATACCAAGCCAAGATGGATTTTGCTCTAAAGCTGGGCTATGCAGAGGAACAGATTCAATCAGTGCTGAACAAGCTCGGCCCAGAATCACTTATTAATGATGTATTGGCAGAGCTTGTCAGACTTGGGAACAAAGGTGATTCGGAAGGGCAGGTCAACTTGAGTCTGTTAGTGCCTCGGGGGCCCAGCTCCAGAGAGATTGCAAGCCCTGAACTGTCTCTTGAAGATGTAATAGACAACAGTGACAATTTGAGGCCAGTTGTCATTGATGGAAGTAATGTGGCAATGAG CCATGGGAATAAAGAAGAGTTCTCCTGTAGAGGAATACAACTTGCTGTGGATTGGTTTTTAGATAAAGGCCATAAAGATATTACTGTATTTGTGCCTGCATGGAGAAAGGAGCAATCCCGCCCTGATGCACCAATTACAG ATCAAGATATCCTACGTAAACTGGAGAAGGAAAAGATTCTTGTCTTCACGCCATCCAGAAGGGTCCAGGGCAGGAGAGTCGTCTGCTATGATGACCGGTTCATAGTCAAACTGGCTTTTGATTCTGATGGCATCATTGTCTCCAATGATAACTACCGGGACCTTCAAGTAGAAAAGCCAGAATGGAAGAAGTTTATAGAGGAGCGGTTGCTGATGTATTCTTTTGTGAATGACAA ATTTATGCCTCCAGATGATCCTTTAGGGCGCCATGGCCCAAGCCTTGAAAATTTCTTAAGAAAGAGACCCGTTGTTCCTGAGCACAAGAAACAACCATGCCCTTATG GCAAAAAATGTACCTACGGCCACAAGTGCAAATACTACCATCCGGAGCGGGCCAACCAACCCCAGCGTTCGGTGGCTGATGAGCTCCGCATCAGTGCCAAACTGTCCACAGTGAAAACCATGAGCGAAGGCACCTTAGCCAAGTGTGGCACAGGGCTGTCTAGTGCCAAAGGTGAGATAACCTCAGAAGTCAAACGTGTGGCCCCCAAGCGCCAATCAGATCCCAGCATTCGGTCCGTGGCTGTGGAGCCTGAGGAATGGCTGTCCATTGCCCGTAAGCCTGAGGCCAGCTCTGTCCCCTCACTTGTGACCGCCCTAAGTGTCCCCACAATCCCACCCCCCAAAAGCCATGCAGTAGGTGCACTCAATACCCGTTCAGCCAGCAGCCCAGTGCCAGGATCTTCTCATTTCCCCCACCAGAAGGCTTCGTTAGAGCACATGCCCAGCATGCAGTATCCCCCCATCCTGGTTACCAACAGCCATGGGACCTCTATTAACTATGCTGAGCAATACCCAAAGTTTGAGTCCTTGGGGGACCACAGCTATTATTCAATGTTAGGCGACTTCTCCAAACTGAATATCAACAGCATGCATAATCGAGAGTACTACATGACTGAAGCAGACCGGGGGGTGTATGCCCGGAATCCCAACCTGTGTTCTGACAGTCATATGAGCCATACCAGAAATGACAACTATTCCTCTTACAACAACCTATACTTGCCTGTAGCTGATACCCATCCTGAAGGCAGTTTGAAGCTGCATCGCTCAGCATCTCAGAACCGTCTTCAGCCTTTTCCTCATGGTTACCATGAAGCCTTAACAAGAGTGCAGAGCTATGGCCCAGAGGATTCTAAGCAAGCCCCCAACAAGCAGTCAGTTCCCCATTTAGTTCTGCATGCCCAGCACCCAGCAACTGGGACACGCTCCAGCTGTCCTGGAGACTACCCCATGCCTCCCACTATCCACCCTGGGGCAACCCCACAGCCAGGACGTGCCCTGGTGATGACTCGGATGGACAGCATTTCTGACTCTCGCCTGTATGAGAGCAACCCCATGAGACAAAGACGACCTCCTCTTTGCCGGGAACAACATGCCAGCTGGGACCCACTGCCCTGTGCAACTGACTCTTATGGCTACCACTCCTATCCCTTGAGTAACAGCCTCATGCAACCATGCTATGAGCCAGTCATGGTACGGAGCATGCCTGAAAAAATGGAGCAGCTTTGGAGGAATCCTTGGGTTGGAATGTGCAATGATTCCAGGGAGCATATGATCCCAGAGCACCAGTATCAGACCTACAAGAACCTCTGCAATATTTTCCCTTCAAACATCGTCCTTGCAGTAATGGAGAAGAATCCCCATACAGCAGATGCCCAGCAACTGGCAGCCTTGATTGTTTCTAAGCTTAGGGCTGCACGTTGA